The genomic segment TTCATCGCGATCCAACGCCTTGAGGAAGAAGATGCCGAGCTCAAGTCCGATATCTTGGCTGAATCCATGACCCAATACTTCGAAGATCCACTGGGCCCAGAAGTAGCAGAATACTTCGCCAGAACCTCCTGGTTGCGTGAACAAACTAGAGATTCCATTCTGGAATCACGCTATAAGGTACGACCAGGTGTGGCACGTGAAGATATCAGCCTGGCAGATGCGGAAGAAGGCATGGGCTTTAGCTCTGTCACCCTGCGCCTTACCCGCACCGATGGCCCCCGGTGGTCACATGATGTGGATCAGCACGTAGCTGCAATCGTGGCGGGTCTCAACCCGCACGGACTGCCTTTTGAGGAGATCCTCGAAATGTTCGCCATGGCCCAAGGCATCGATGGAGAAGCCTTGCACAACAGTGCCATTGCAGCGCTTGTTGATCTCATCCGCCACGGACTTGTGCTCCCCGCCGATCTTCTCGATTCCTAAAACCTCTTTAAGGATTGTTGTGAAAGCAGTATTAACCCGGGTCAGTTCCGCAAGCGTAAGCGTGGACGGCGACATCGTCGGCGCAATTGATTGTCCAGATACCGGCGGTATTCTCGCTCTCGTTGGCGTCGGTATCGCCGATGCCGATGATGCATGGCAGACCATGGTGCGTAAAATTGCTGAACTGCGCATCTTGGACAGTGAGCAGTCCGTGAGCGATGCAGCAGCTCCTGTCCTTCTCGTCAGCCAGTTCACCTTGCATGGTCGCACTGCCAAAGGTCGCCGCCCCTCCTGGTCAGATGCTGCTCCGGGAGATATTGCAGAACCAATCATTCGTAAGATCGCACAAGGCTTAAAAGAGCGTGGGATTACTGTGGAACAAGGACAATTTGGCGCAATGATGAAAGTTGCATCCGTCAACGACGGACCATTCACCATTTTAGTTGAATGCTAAGCAGTCAAGTCTGAATACTGGAATATCCCCAATATGGGGGTGTAAAGATCTATACATATCCTCGTGGGAACTTTTTTAACAAGCGACTCGTTAAATCTCTTGAACCGCGAATTTAGGAGGCCAGTTATGACAGCACCGTCCACGCAGGATCTCGCAACGACTGATCGTGAGGTAGATCCCGGCAGCAGGAGAGGTCAAACCAACGACAACCCTTCACAGGATCTCGTTCGTGTTTACCTCAACGGCATCGGCAAAACTGCACTGCTTACCGCGGAAGATGAAGTTGAGCTGGCTCAGACCATTGAAGTTGGTCTCTATGCAGAGCACCTTCTCAAAGACTCTGACACACCACTTACTCGCGCCATGAAGCGGGACCTTAAAGTCCTTGTGAAAGACGGCAAAAAAGCTCGTTCCC from the Corynebacterium crudilactis genome contains:
- the dtd gene encoding D-aminoacyl-tRNA deacylase, whose protein sequence is MKAVLTRVSSASVSVDGDIVGAIDCPDTGGILALVGVGIADADDAWQTMVRKIAELRILDSEQSVSDAAAPVLLVSQFTLHGRTAKGRRPSWSDAAPGDIAEPIIRKIAQGLKERGITVEQGQFGAMMKVASVNDGPFTILVEC